A single Osmerus mordax isolate fOsmMor3 chromosome 7, fOsmMor3.pri, whole genome shotgun sequence DNA region contains:
- the tmem240a gene encoding transmembrane protein 240 translates to MHMITTTMIFMILGASVVMAIACLMDMNALLDRFHNYILPHLRGEDRVCHCNCGRHHVHYVIPYDGDHSLVDSSENYFVSDSVTKQEMDLMLGLLLGFCISWLLLWLDGVLHCAVRAWRASRYYDTPSWSWLPQFCNLRDLRRRAQLRQLEDSSGNMVHIKQKLYHNGHPSPRHL, encoded by the exons ATGCATATGATCACAACCACCATGATTTTTATGATTCTTGGTGCTTCAGTTGTTATG GCAATAGCCTGTTTAATGGACATGAACGCACTACTGGATCGCTTTCACAACTACATCTTACCGCATCTACGAGGAGAAGACCGCGTCTGTCATTGCAACTGTGGAAG GCACCACGTCCACTACGTGATCCCATACGATGGCGACCACTCTCTGGTGGACTCGTCAGAGAACTACTTTGTCAGTGACAGCGTGACCAAGCAGGAGATGGACTtgatgctgggcctgctgctggggttcTGCATCAGCTGGCTCCTGCTGTGGCTGGACGGGGTGCTGCACTGTGCCGTCAGGGCCTGGCGGGCCAGCCGTTACTATG aCACCCCTTCCTGGTCGTGGCTGCCCCAGTTCTGCAACCTTCGAGACCTTCGTCGCCGTGCCCAGCTCAGACAGTTGGAAGACTCCAGCGGTAACATGGTCCACATCAAGCAGAAGCTCTACCACAACGGCCACCCCAGCCCCCGCCACCTCTGA
- the otud3 gene encoding OTU domain-containing protein 3 has protein sequence MSRKQTGKPVRGNRKGDAERKRDERAARRAIAKDRKNRPQDGGDDAEEFVSFSNQLQALGLKLREVPGDGNCLFRALGDQLEGHSRGHLRLRQETVQYMMSHRHDFEPFVEDDMPFAQHLSNLSQPGTFAGNDAIVAFARSQQLKVVIHQLNTPLWEINGVEKQVCRELHIAYRYGDHYDSVRPTGDNSESPALLRIENLQKAIGHQREFGGGQTDVGKSPSPSPSEEDSVILSSLKNRGMYCEEENLFQLSAATINAEWLMEAELPAPSCQGQCASGFCSACQGEPTECSDHKRPPEGSKSHKPKVSNKQRKEQQRVEKKKRQEERHRQKVLQSKGAPDQNQNLPEPVTLVPALNTLSI, from the exons ATGTCCAGGAAGCAAACAGGAAAGCCTGTGCGCGGCAACAGGAAGGGCGACGCGGAACGGAAGCGGGATGAGCGCGCCGCCCGGCGTGCCATAGCCAAGGACCGCAAGAACCGCCCTCAGGACGGTGGGGACGACGCCGAGGAGTTTGTCAGCTTCTCCAATCAGCTCCAAGCTCTGGGGCTCAAGCTGAGAGAGGTCCCTGGAGATGG GAACTGCCTGTTCAGAGCCCTTGGGGACCAGCTGGAGGGACACTCTCGAGGACATCTCCGTCTGCGCCAGGAGACTGTGCAGTACATGATGTCACACCGTCACGACTTTGAACCCTTCGTAGAGGATGACATGCCGTTTGCTCAGCATC TATCCAATCTCTCCCAGCCCGGTACTTTTGCTGGCAATGATGCCATTGTGGCTTTTGCCCGCAGCCAACAGCTGAAAGTAGTCATCCATCAGCTGAACACTCCATTGTGGGAG ATAAATGGTGTGGAGAAGCAAGTTTGTAGAGAGCTTCACATTGCCTATCGTTATGGCGACCATTACGACAGCGTGCGACCCACTGGTGACAACTCTGAGAGCCCTGCTCTACTGCGCATTGAG AACCTCCAGAAAGCCATAGGGCATCAGCGTGAGTTTGGGGGGGGTCAGACAGATGTGGGGAAGTCCCCCTCGCCCAGCCCCTCTGAAGAGGACAGCGTTATCCTGAGCTCCCTAAAGAACAGGGGGATGTATT gtgaggaggagaatctGTTCCAGCTGAGTGCTGCCACCATTAATGCAGAGTGGCTGATGGAAGCTGAGCTACCAGCCCCGTCCTGCCAAGGCCAGTGTGCTTCAGGATTTTGCTCTGCCTGTCAGGGTGAACCAACAGAGTGCAGTGACCACAAAAGACCACCAGAGGGAAGCAAATCCCACAAACCCAAG GTGTCCAACAAGCAACGTAAGGAACAGCAGCgtgtggagaagaagaagagacaggAGGAACGACATCGTCAGAAGGTTCTCCAGAGCAAAGGAGCACCAGACCAGAATCAGAACCTGCCAGAACCGGTTACTCTAGTTCCTGCTCTCAACACACTCagtatataa
- the vwa1 gene encoding von Willebrand factor A domain-containing protein 1 isoform X1 — MESRVLLTCMLSCVFLWSSIAQNPLPEAVLNCCEGDVLFLLDSSGSVSSYEHTRMLSFLSELLLPFSLGEDQVRVGLLQVGTQPHLEFGFNFFNTQAGLQRALKSTRPLGGDTNTEEALRMAQDSVLRPGGVGGARPGLPRVLVWLTDGVKPGDVIGPMAELREEGVAVLVVSTGHGNYQVLRQVVSPPVESHLYFIDIDDMSIITDDLRDAIIEIIQAERLQVRDVSTDSAVLQWRPVLTGLTGYYEIRYGPVPTGTVGGGGGGSSGTSPSTSGGQYQRLTRPGDASDVKLTGLRPDTTYSATLTPESNEHLSNSLSVNFTTKPEVMSPATVTISELGVNSVRVSWGPVQPEAVQSYKVEYSALPRGKLHIVTTGRWQNSTVLTNLQPDTQYLVTVSARYSSGKERAISVKMCTQEVTPALADLQLTKVGSDSVQVDWKPSAQGLRGYWLTWEDQDQRGSPAGPQHSSLYLPSSSLSTRLTHLPPAARVCVSPVYRTARGEGICCSTRFQSDVFSYRYRS; from the exons ATGGAGAGTCGAGTTTTGTTGACATGCATGCTGTCCTGCGTGTTCCTTTGGTCGTCCATTGCACAGAACCCACTACCTGAAGCAG tgCTCAACTGTTGCGAGGGTGATGTTCTCTTTCTATTGGACTCCTCGGGCAGTGTTTCGTCCTATGAGCACACCCGAATGCTCAGCTTCCTCTCCGAACTCCTCCTCCCGTTCTCATTGGGCGAGGACCAGGTCAGAGTAGGACTGCTGCAGGTGGGTACTCAACCCCACCTTGAGTTTGGCTTCAACTTCTTTAATACCCAAGCTGGTCTTCAGCGGGCGCTCAAGAGCACCAGGCCTCTTGGGggcgacaccaacacggaggaGGCCTTACGGATGGCCCAGGATTCGGTGCTGAGGCCTGGAGGGGTAGGAGGGGCAAGGCCGGGGCTCCCCAGGGTGTTGGTATGGCTGACGGATGGAGTGAAACCGGGCGATGTGATTGGACCAATGGCGGAGCTGCGAGAGGAAGGCGTGGCGGTGTTGGTGGTGTCCACGGGCCACGGGAACTACCAGGTGCTGCGTCAGGTTGTGAGCCCGCCCGTGGAGTCACATCTGTACTTTATTGACATCGATGACATGAGTATCATCACAGACGACCTGAGGGACGCCATCATTG AGATCATCCAAGCCGAGCGGCTCCAGGTCCGAGATGTGTCCACCGACAGCGCTGTGCTGCAGTGGAGGCCGGTATTAACCGGTCTGACCGGTTACTACGAGATCCGGTATGGACCAGTTCCTACCGGTactgtgggtggaggaggtggtggcagTAGTGGTACCAGTCCTAGTACCAGCGGCGGTCAGTACCAGAGACTGACCCGGCCGGGGGACGCCAGCGACGTCAAGCTGACTGGTCTGAGGCCGGACACAACCTATTCAGCCACACTGACCCCCGAGTCCAACGAACATTTGTCAAACTCACTCTCCGTCAACTTCACTACAAAGCCAG AGGTGATGAGCCCAGCCACAGTGACCATCTCTGAGTTGGGCGTGAACTCTGTGAGGGTGAGTTGGGGTCCTGTGCAGCCTGAGGCTGTGCAGAGCTACAAGGTGGAGTACTCTGCTCTGCCCAGAGGGAAGCTTCACATCGTCACCACGGGCCGATGGCAGAACTCTACGGTTCTGACTAACCTGCAGCCAGACACTCAGTACCTGGTCACCGTGAGCGCCCGCTACTCCTCTGGGAAGGAGAGGGCCATATCGGTGAAGATGTGCACCCAGGAAG TGACGCCAGCCCTAGCAGACCTGCAGTTGACCAAGGTGGGCAGCGACTCTGTCCAGGTGGACTGGAAGCCCAGTGCCCAGGGTCTGAGGGGCTACTGGCTGACCTGGgaggaccaggaccagagagGCTCTCCAGCCGGGCCCCAGCACTCCTCCCTCTACCTGCCCTCCAGCTCCCTGTCCACCCgcctcacacacctgccccccgccgcccgggtgtgtgtgtcgcccgTCTACCGGACGGCCCGTGGGGAGGGGATCTGCTGCTCTACACGGTTTCAGTCgg ACGTCTTTTCATACCGCTACAGATCCTAG
- the vwa1 gene encoding von Willebrand factor A domain-containing protein 1 isoform X2 — MLSFLSELLLPFSLGEDQVRVGLLQVGTQPHLEFGFNFFNTQAGLQRALKSTRPLGGDTNTEEALRMAQDSVLRPGGVGGARPGLPRVLVWLTDGVKPGDVIGPMAELREEGVAVLVVSTGHGNYQVLRQVVSPPVESHLYFIDIDDMSIITDDLRDAIIEIIQAERLQVRDVSTDSAVLQWRPVLTGLTGYYEIRYGPVPTGTVGGGGGGSSGTSPSTSGGQYQRLTRPGDASDVKLTGLRPDTTYSATLTPESNEHLSNSLSVNFTTKPEVMSPATVTISELGVNSVRVSWGPVQPEAVQSYKVEYSALPRGKLHIVTTGRWQNSTVLTNLQPDTQYLVTVSARYSSGKERAISVKMCTQEVTPALADLQLTKVGSDSVQVDWKPSAQGLRGYWLTWEDQDQRGSPAGPQHSSLYLPSSSLSTRLTHLPPAARVCVSPVYRTARGEGICCSTRFQSDVFSYRYRS, encoded by the exons ATGCTCAGCTTCCTCTCCGAACTCCTCCTCCCGTTCTCATTGGGCGAGGACCAGGTCAGAGTAGGACTGCTGCAGGTGGGTACTCAACCCCACCTTGAGTTTGGCTTCAACTTCTTTAATACCCAAGCTGGTCTTCAGCGGGCGCTCAAGAGCACCAGGCCTCTTGGGggcgacaccaacacggaggaGGCCTTACGGATGGCCCAGGATTCGGTGCTGAGGCCTGGAGGGGTAGGAGGGGCAAGGCCGGGGCTCCCCAGGGTGTTGGTATGGCTGACGGATGGAGTGAAACCGGGCGATGTGATTGGACCAATGGCGGAGCTGCGAGAGGAAGGCGTGGCGGTGTTGGTGGTGTCCACGGGCCACGGGAACTACCAGGTGCTGCGTCAGGTTGTGAGCCCGCCCGTGGAGTCACATCTGTACTTTATTGACATCGATGACATGAGTATCATCACAGACGACCTGAGGGACGCCATCATTG AGATCATCCAAGCCGAGCGGCTCCAGGTCCGAGATGTGTCCACCGACAGCGCTGTGCTGCAGTGGAGGCCGGTATTAACCGGTCTGACCGGTTACTACGAGATCCGGTATGGACCAGTTCCTACCGGTactgtgggtggaggaggtggtggcagTAGTGGTACCAGTCCTAGTACCAGCGGCGGTCAGTACCAGAGACTGACCCGGCCGGGGGACGCCAGCGACGTCAAGCTGACTGGTCTGAGGCCGGACACAACCTATTCAGCCACACTGACCCCCGAGTCCAACGAACATTTGTCAAACTCACTCTCCGTCAACTTCACTACAAAGCCAG AGGTGATGAGCCCAGCCACAGTGACCATCTCTGAGTTGGGCGTGAACTCTGTGAGGGTGAGTTGGGGTCCTGTGCAGCCTGAGGCTGTGCAGAGCTACAAGGTGGAGTACTCTGCTCTGCCCAGAGGGAAGCTTCACATCGTCACCACGGGCCGATGGCAGAACTCTACGGTTCTGACTAACCTGCAGCCAGACACTCAGTACCTGGTCACCGTGAGCGCCCGCTACTCCTCTGGGAAGGAGAGGGCCATATCGGTGAAGATGTGCACCCAGGAAG TGACGCCAGCCCTAGCAGACCTGCAGTTGACCAAGGTGGGCAGCGACTCTGTCCAGGTGGACTGGAAGCCCAGTGCCCAGGGTCTGAGGGGCTACTGGCTGACCTGGgaggaccaggaccagagagGCTCTCCAGCCGGGCCCCAGCACTCCTCCCTCTACCTGCCCTCCAGCTCCCTGTCCACCCgcctcacacacctgccccccgccgcccgggtgtgtgtgtcgcccgTCTACCGGACGGCCCGTGGGGAGGGGATCTGCTGCTCTACACGGTTTCAGTCgg ACGTCTTTTCATACCGCTACAGATCCTAG